One window of Candidatus Hydrothermales bacterium genomic DNA carries:
- a CDS encoding T9SS type A sorting domain-containing protein: MNNGIGIYVSENSKPKLKNGHNYICYNSSYNLYNNTRFDIEAQKNFWGTQDVDSISLLIYDFYDDPSKGKVYFEPIWVPRKEILLTIQGEKGKPIDLIKIIEFILSKKSEICLNIYDVSGRKMRIINKNLEPGTHRLKINNLKKGTYFIDTKVNGIRRRFKVLKI; encoded by the coding sequence ATGAACAACGGAATAGGAATATATGTAAGTGAAAATTCAAAGCCTAAATTAAAGAATGGACATAATTATATATGTTACAATTCAAGTTATAATCTTTATAACAACACAAGGTTTGATATAGAAGCACAGAAAAACTTTTGGGGAACACAAGATGTAGATTCGATATCGCTTTTAATTTATGATTTTTATGATGATCCTTCAAAAGGAAAAGTATATTTTGAGCCAATTTGGGTACCTAGAAAAGAAATTCTACTAACTATTCAAGGAGAAAAAGGAAAACCGATTGATTTAATTAAAATAATTGAATTTATTTTAAGTAAAAAATCAGAGATTTGTTTGAATATTTATGATGTTTCTGGGAGAAAGATGAGGATCATAAATAAAAATTTAGAACCGGGTACTCATAGGCTGAAAATAAATAATCTTAAAAAGGGCACTTATTTTATAGATACTAAAGTTAATGGAATAAGAAGGAGATTTAAGGTTTTAAAGATTTAG